From a region of the Methanoculleus receptaculi genome:
- a CDS encoding ATP-binding cassette domain-containing protein, giving the protein MEATDIIEVVDLEHTFGEVEAVRGISFAVKKGEIFSFLGPNGAGKSTTINILITLLPLQKGRVRVAGHDVTLEPRKVREVIGVVFQEEVLDRDLTVWETMEFHGRIYGIPRDERRRRIEDLLAVVELDARRNELTKNLSGGMKRRLQIARGLLTRPEVLFLDEPTLGLDPQTRMRIWDYIRQVNEAGTTIFMTTHYMEEADMLSDRISIMDHGRIVISGTPDELKNTLGEDVVYLETRDDSGAREFLLGMEEVRSITGSPRGLSVAISADGSHALPRIIDRLREAGIEIVSVNLKKPTMDDVFVHYTGRELRDGGG; this is encoded by the coding sequence ATGGAAGCGACCGACATCATCGAGGTGGTGGACCTTGAACATACGTTTGGCGAGGTTGAGGCTGTGCGGGGGATCAGTTTCGCCGTCAAAAAAGGTGAGATATTCTCTTTTCTCGGTCCAAATGGCGCGGGGAAGAGTACTACCATCAACATACTGATAACGCTTCTCCCCCTCCAGAAGGGCAGGGTGCGGGTCGCCGGTCACGACGTCACCCTGGAACCCAGGAAGGTCAGGGAGGTTATCGGGGTCGTCTTCCAGGAAGAGGTGCTCGACCGCGATCTCACGGTCTGGGAGACGATGGAGTTTCACGGCCGGATCTACGGCATCCCCCGCGATGAACGGCGTAGGCGGATTGAAGACCTTCTTGCGGTCGTGGAACTCGATGCCAGACGGAATGAACTGACAAAAAACCTCTCCGGCGGCATGAAACGCCGTCTCCAGATCGCCCGTGGTCTCCTGACCCGGCCGGAGGTGCTGTTCCTGGACGAACCGACGCTGGGGCTCGATCCCCAGACAAGGATGCGGATCTGGGACTACATACGGCAGGTGAATGAAGCCGGGACGACGATATTCATGACAACGCACTACATGGAGGAGGCTGATATGCTCTCAGACAGGATCAGCATCATGGATCATGGCAGGATCGTCATCTCCGGCACGCCGGATGAACTGAAGAATACCCTGGGAGAGGATGTCGTCTACCTTGAGACCCGGGATGATTCAGGGGCCCGTGAGTTTCTCCTGGGGATGGAGGAGGTCAGGTCGATCACCGGGTCGCCCCGTGGTCTCTCGGTTGCGATCTCGGCCGACGGGAGTCACGCCCTCCCCCGGATCATCGATCGGCTGCGCGAGGCCGGGATCGAGATCGTGAGCGTGAACCTGAAAAAACCGACCATGGACGACGTTTTTGTTCACTATACCGGCAGGGAACTGCGCGACGGGGGAGGGTGA
- a CDS encoding ABC transporter permease, with protein sequence MAWEFLTVYWREMIRFVRFRTQLFSSLLQPALWMGFFGIAMSSNLDRFTSSIPVPAGVVQVDYLTFMAAGVIAMTTLFTSLYGGMSLLFDKNWGLMREMLASPMPRTHIMLGVSLSGMTKSFIQAGIIMVFGLVLGVRFFHGFSVARIAFSVIGVFAFLGTFSLGFLLFSSNISMRLESPEGLQGIMTLLSLPLFFVSNALYPIQAFPPFLQVLSAYNPLTHLVTGIRYFALGNDFFAVGARYTITTGDVLTSFAYLAVFAAVMYLLARRAFERAVVA encoded by the coding sequence ATGGCATGGGAGTTTCTTACCGTCTACTGGCGGGAGATGATCAGGTTTGTCCGGTTCAGGACGCAACTATTCTCGTCGCTCCTCCAGCCGGCGCTCTGGATGGGTTTCTTCGGGATCGCGATGTCTTCAAACCTCGACCGGTTTACATCCTCCATACCCGTACCCGCAGGGGTTGTCCAGGTTGATTACCTCACCTTCATGGCCGCGGGGGTGATCGCGATGACCACACTATTTACGAGCCTCTATGGGGGGATGAGCCTCCTGTTCGATAAGAACTGGGGGCTGATGCGGGAGATGCTTGCAAGCCCCATGCCACGGACGCACATCATGCTTGGTGTCAGCCTATCGGGGATGACAAAGTCGTTTATCCAGGCGGGTATCATCATGGTTTTCGGGCTCGTTTTGGGTGTCCGGTTCTTCCACGGGTTTTCGGTTGCCAGGATTGCCTTCTCGGTAATTGGCGTGTTTGCATTTCTTGGAACATTCTCGCTTGGGTTTCTTCTCTTCTCCTCCAACATCTCGATGCGGCTCGAGAGTCCTGAGGGCCTGCAGGGGATCATGACGCTCCTATCACTGCCACTCTTCTTCGTCTCAAACGCCCTCTACCCCATCCAGGCGTTCCCGCCGTTTTTGCAGGTTCTCTCGGCCTACAACCCGCTGACCCATCTCGTTACCGGGATCCGCTACTTTGCTCTGGGAAACGATTTCTTTGCCGTTGGTGCTCGCTACACCATCACAACAGGTGACGTCCTCACATCTTTTGCGTACCTGGCGGTCTTTGCAGCAGTGATGTACCTCCTTGCCCGAAGGGCGTTTGAGAGGGCAGTTGTGGCGTGA
- a CDS encoding rubredoxin: MTTLQTYRCSICGHIYDPKTGDVNAPPGTAFEDLPDDWRCPICLAEKSKFRVFLSPLGRLGL, from the coding sequence ATGACAACCCTGCAGACATATCGTTGCTCGATATGCGGCCATATCTACGATCCGAAGACCGGGGATGTGAATGCGCCGCCTGGAACCGCGTTTGAAGACCTACCCGATGATTGGCGCTGTCCGATCTGCCTTGCAGAGAAGAGTAAGTTCAGAGTATTCTTGTCGCCACTCGGGCGGCTCGGGCTCTGA
- a CDS encoding metal-dependent transcriptional regulator translates to MRHRGCRINLSRRVEDYLEAILNVTLEKGYARTKDVARELDVSPSTVVEMFRKLGSMGFVDYRRYEGVVLLPAGREVAEAVKFRHDTLKEFLKIIHVPEKIANTDACYMEHELHPTTIRQIRLLVEALRSDPEICERIQNTGRSQGEQQSQ, encoded by the coding sequence ATGAGACACCGTGGATGTAGGATAAACCTGAGCAGGAGAGTCGAGGATTACCTTGAGGCCATACTCAACGTCACGCTGGAGAAGGGTTACGCCCGCACGAAGGACGTGGCGCGCGAGTTGGACGTCAGTCCATCAACAGTTGTGGAGATGTTTCGAAAGCTTGGCAGTATGGGTTTTGTCGATTACCGCCGTTACGAGGGTGTGGTTCTCTTGCCTGCTGGGCGTGAGGTTGCCGAAGCAGTCAAGTTCCGGCACGATACTTTAAAGGAGTTTCTTAAAATCATCCATGTCCCGGAGAAGATAGCCAACACCGATGCCTGCTACATGGAGCATGAACTCCACCCAACGACGATCCGGCAGATACGGTTGCTCGTAGAGGCACTCAGGTCGGATCCGGAGATCTGCGAACGAATACAAAACACCGGCAGATCCCAGGGGGAGCAACAATCCCAATGA
- a CDS encoding DUF1294 domain-containing protein has product MTIVAAAVAVYLLVNLVSFITYYRDKRLAERSAWRIPEKRLLTLAFFGPFGAFAAMRMFRHKTQKRVFRLVPLFLCLHLLLAVVLLAGLC; this is encoded by the coding sequence ATGACCATCGTTGCAGCAGCGGTGGCGGTCTACCTCCTTGTAAACCTGGTTTCATTCATCACATACTACCGCGACAAGCGCCTGGCTGAACGCTCGGCATGGAGGATCCCTGAGAAACGGCTGCTCACTCTTGCGTTTTTTGGGCCGTTTGGCGCCTTCGCTGCGATGAGGATGTTCCGGCACAAGACGCAGAAGCGAGTCTTCCGGCTCGTCCCCCTCTTTCTATGTCTGCACCTTCTGCTGGCCGTCGTGCTCCTTGCGGGTCTCTGCTGA
- a CDS encoding RNA-guided endonuclease InsQ/TnpB family protein — MIVSYKYRAYPDATVETRLNAALDTCRWLYNKLLEECNTARENGISPTMRGTQARIVTLKEENPALKDVYSKVLQMVNYTLWSNIAALSQTKKRGRKIGKLRFKSAARYRTLNYNQSGFKIDREHSSITFSKIGTIPFNMHRPYTGKVKGVLITRSGDRWYVIIQTEQEVYKSKREGQSVGIDLGLNSFAVDSDGAVIENPRFYEHSLGRIKKIQRSLARKQRFSKNWKKAKRKLEKVYDHVTNQKNDFLHKLSRQYVDTYATICVEDLNIKYLKENGKSRGLRRSIHSASWGRFYSYLSYKAESAGTELVKVDPRDTTQMCSNCGSIVKKTLSERVHECPYCGFVADRDYNAAVNIHRVGMEQPFEPVEPRPLHHISVVQVLAMIAGKPRPRGRGSSP, encoded by the coding sequence ATGATCGTTTCCTACAAGTACCGGGCGTATCCAGACGCAACCGTGGAAACACGGCTGAATGCCGCGCTCGATACCTGTAGGTGGCTCTACAACAAACTTCTCGAAGAATGCAACACGGCACGAGAGAATGGAATCTCTCCGACGATGCGGGGAACGCAGGCGCGGATCGTCACGCTGAAAGAGGAGAATCCTGCACTCAAGGACGTGTACTCTAAAGTGCTCCAGATGGTCAACTACACCCTCTGGAGCAACATCGCTGCACTCTCGCAGACAAAGAAGAGAGGACGGAAGATCGGCAAACTCCGATTCAAGAGTGCAGCCCGGTACCGGACGCTCAATTATAATCAGTCGGGTTTCAAGATCGATCGCGAGCATAGTTCGATTACGTTCTCGAAGATCGGAACGATTCCGTTCAACATGCACCGACCCTACACCGGGAAGGTGAAGGGTGTCCTGATCACCCGTTCCGGCGATAGATGGTATGTGATCATTCAGACAGAGCAGGAGGTCTACAAGTCAAAGCGTGAAGGGCAGTCTGTCGGTATCGATCTCGGTCTGAACTCGTTTGCAGTCGATAGCGATGGCGCGGTGATAGAGAACCCCCGGTTCTATGAACATTCTCTGGGCAGGATCAAGAAGATCCAGCGGAGTCTTGCCCGGAAACAACGGTTCTCGAAAAACTGGAAGAAGGCAAAAAGGAAACTGGAGAAGGTCTATGATCATGTCACCAACCAGAAGAACGATTTCCTGCACAAACTCTCCCGTCAGTACGTTGACACCTATGCGACGATCTGTGTTGAAGACCTGAATATCAAGTATTTGAAAGAGAACGGCAAATCTCGCGGGCTCCGGAGAAGTATCCACAGTGCGTCGTGGGGACGATTTTATTCTTACCTCTCGTACAAGGCTGAAAGTGCTGGTACGGAACTCGTCAAAGTCGATCCCCGCGACACGACACAGATGTGTTCGAACTGCGGAAGCATCGTGAAAAAGACGCTCTCCGAGAGAGTCCACGAATGCCCATACTGTGGGTTTGTTGCCGATAGAGATTACAATGCTGCGGTAAATATCCACCGCGTGGGGATGGAACAGCCCTTTGAGCCTGTGGAGCCAAGACCTCTACATCACATCTCTGTGGTGCAAGTGTTGGCCATGATAGCCGGGAAGCCCCGCCCGAGAGGGCGGGGTAGTTCACCATAA
- a CDS encoding transposase, translating into MQRRLKAGYLLPNPATLHSFVKYRLGVEGVERLMHLVGEAIVLWAQEERVGIIDSTPIEASRYDRYALFHPHYQVKMDKAHIFHLGPYPLTMVYSNGTDADLTHLFPLIERVEALKPKLSLVLLDTGYDSYEAHAHLWYHLNARPCIDTRDGAVIQEEGTEPRIRHWVNKLWRAGGDIHAPLTQQLRFLYQHGRVEQVGMHLRNKNLLDPEFPTLIQSRGECERIHGRIKASVTFHLKGIRHESRKLYMTLNFVAYQILLLFGLRAGLKNPTHLSALV; encoded by the coding sequence GTGCAGAGAAGACTGAAAGCAGGGTATCTATTGCCCAATCCTGCAACACTCCACAGTTTTGTGAAATATCGTCTCGGCGTCGAAGGTGTGGAACGGCTCATGCATCTTGTAGGTGAGGCAATTGTTCTCTGGGCACAGGAGGAGAGGGTTGGGATCATCGATTCAACTCCAATCGAAGCATCCCGGTATGACAGATATGCTCTTTTTCACCCGCATTACCAGGTTAAGATGGATAAAGCGCATATCTTCCATCTCGGACCATACCCACTCACCATGGTCTACTCGAATGGGACTGATGCGGATTTAACCCACCTTTTTCCACTTATCGAGAGAGTGGAGGCGCTGAAACCCAAACTCAGTCTTGTGCTGCTTGATACCGGATACGACTCATACGAGGCACATGCACACCTCTGGTATCATCTGAATGCTCGACCCTGTATTGATACCCGGGATGGGGCAGTGATCCAGGAAGAAGGGACGGAACCACGCATCCGGCATTGGGTCAACAAACTCTGGAGAGCAGGGGGAGATATCCATGCTCCCCTGACTCAACAGTTGCGATTCCTATACCAGCATGGAAGAGTTGAACAGGTCGGGATGCATTTGCGAAACAAGAATCTTCTCGACCCGGAATTCCCAACTCTCATACAAAGCCGCGGTGAGTGTGAACGGATACATGGCCGGATTAAGGCATCTGTAACCTTTCACCTCAAAGGGATCCGACATGAGAGCCGGAAACTCTATATGACTCTCAACTTCGTTGCATATCAAATTCTCCTTCTGTTCGGGTTGCGCGCGGGACTGAAGAATCCAACGCACCTGAGTGCACTGGTCTGA
- a CDS encoding pro-sigmaK processing inhibitor BofA family protein: MSLLTGLLALILVIVIAFVLYRLVKSVTGLIINAVVGVILLWVINLVGLMGMVGRPDIPINIITVLVCAIGGVFGVIITLVLHLLGFPLSI; encoded by the coding sequence ATGAGCTTACTCACCGGGCTTCTCGCCCTTATACTGGTGATCGTTATTGCGTTTGTCCTCTACAGGCTGGTAAAGAGCGTGACGGGGCTGATCATAAACGCCGTCGTTGGTGTGATCCTGCTCTGGGTTATCAATCTTGTTGGCCTGATGGGCATGGTTGGCCGGCCCGATATCCCGATCAACATCATCACCGTCCTGGTCTGTGCTATAGGCGGAGTATTTGGCGTCATCATTACGCTGGTGCTCCACCTCCTCGGGTTCCCGCTCTCCATCTGA
- a CDS encoding ketopantoate reductase family protein, protein MEPIQQPTVLILGAGAVGLSLAGKLHDVATVCVACRQAHASAIVERGLVMEGVWGDRTVRGIGCVMGPEDLPTSIDYIIITAKGTDTRAICEEYAAVIRDRPTATLQNGIGNEEIIAEYTDTVIGGTVTTNFSVSGPGHVRVLSESAPMHLGIWSGGADAARALDRLIALIRSASIPVEAEPDIRAGKWAKALLNIAVNPICALLRAPVGVAADPELRETVSGLIRETFAVAGAEGVKLPWATPDEYLGYLFGVQVPNFAAVYPSMYYDLQHGRRTEIDLLNGYIAAAGERHGIETPYNRCITGLVRSAEKQPGRS, encoded by the coding sequence ATGGAACCGATACAGCAGCCCACCGTTCTGATCCTGGGCGCAGGGGCGGTCGGGCTCTCGCTCGCCGGGAAACTCCACGACGTCGCGACGGTCTGCGTGGCCTGCCGCCAGGCCCATGCCAGCGCGATCGTGGAGCGGGGGCTGGTGATGGAGGGGGTCTGGGGAGACCGCACCGTCCGGGGTATCGGCTGTGTCATGGGGCCGGAGGATCTCCCAACTTCGATTGACTATATCATCATAACCGCGAAGGGCACCGACACCCGGGCGATCTGCGAGGAGTATGCCGCGGTGATCCGTGACAGACCGACGGCAACCCTCCAGAACGGCATCGGAAACGAAGAGATCATTGCGGAGTATACCGACACCGTCATCGGGGGAACGGTAACAACGAACTTCTCGGTGTCTGGCCCGGGGCACGTCCGCGTCCTGAGCGAGAGCGCTCCCATGCACCTCGGGATCTGGTCCGGCGGCGCCGACGCCGCCCGCGCTCTCGACCGCCTGATCGCCCTGATCCGATCCGCCTCCATCCCGGTCGAGGCCGAGCCCGATATCCGTGCAGGCAAGTGGGCAAAAGCCCTCCTCAACATCGCGGTAAACCCGATCTGTGCCCTTCTCCGCGCCCCTGTGGGGGTTGCCGCCGACCCCGAACTCCGGGAGACCGTCTCCGGCCTGATCCGGGAGACCTTTGCCGTCGCTGGGGCTGAAGGGGTGAAACTCCCCTGGGCGACCCCCGATGAATACCTCGGATACCTGTTCGGTGTGCAGGTTCCCAACTTCGCCGCGGTCTACCCCTCCATGTACTACGACCTCCAGCACGGCCGCAGGACAGAGATCGACCTCCTCAACGGGTATATCGCAGCCGCCGGGGAGAGACATGGTATAGAGACGCCCTACAACCGCTGCATCACAGGGCTTGTCCGCTCCGCCGAAAAGCAGCCCGGGAGGTCATGA
- a CDS encoding restriction endonuclease, with protein sequence MKYVTKANGSRQPFDRGKVQRTLQKMGVGMGDAERIAREIEEAVPDGVKTSAILQMVRARARIVRPAVAYRTNLRRALALLRSKPEFEEFVRVLLREHGYQVEAGCVLAGLCGEHEVDGIAQKDGTTVFVEVKHHVSPHRMTGLDEGRIARAIVEDLQEGFRAGRCPVSIDGALLVCNTKLTDHAKRYSNCRGIGHIGWDHPEEQNLRSMIEETQSYPVTIVAGASQSSIARLAAAGFVMAKQVAYGDASAIAHVSGVPQKDVLLVAGRARAILEQ encoded by the coding sequence ATGAAATACGTCACGAAGGCCAACGGCAGCCGTCAGCCTTTCGATCGGGGGAAGGTGCAGCGGACGCTCCAGAAGATGGGTGTGGGGATGGGGGATGCCGAACGGATCGCCCGCGAGATTGAAGAGGCTGTGCCTGACGGCGTGAAGACATCTGCGATCCTCCAGATGGTCCGTGCCCGCGCGCGCATCGTCCGGCCGGCCGTCGCATATCGGACAAATCTGCGGCGAGCGCTCGCGCTTCTTCGCTCTAAACCGGAGTTTGAGGAGTTTGTGAGGGTTCTCCTCCGGGAGCATGGCTACCAGGTGGAGGCCGGATGCGTCCTCGCCGGGCTCTGCGGTGAGCACGAGGTTGACGGCATCGCGCAGAAAGATGGCACCACCGTCTTTGTCGAGGTGAAACACCACGTGAGTCCCCATCGGATGACCGGCCTCGACGAAGGCCGGATAGCCCGGGCGATAGTTGAGGATCTGCAGGAGGGGTTCCGGGCGGGGCGGTGCCCGGTCTCGATCGACGGCGCCCTGCTGGTCTGTAACACCAAACTCACCGATCATGCGAAACGCTACTCAAACTGCCGCGGCATAGGGCATATAGGCTGGGACCATCCGGAGGAGCAGAACCTGAGATCGATGATCGAGGAGACGCAGTCCTACCCCGTAACGATCGTTGCAGGGGCGAGTCAGTCGAGCATCGCCAGACTGGCTGCCGCCGGGTTCGTCATGGCGAAACAGGTCGCCTACGGTGATGCCTCAGCCATAGCCCACGTTTCGGGAGTTCCACAGAAGGACGTGCTGCTTGTTGCCGGCCGGGCGCGGGCGATACTCGAGCAGTAG
- a CDS encoding metallophosphoesterase → MKLKAPGARYIAFLILILIPSVTGYMAWEAREVNVTVLEIDGAPEGIIYITDPHVQASNIDHVRAVIAEINRLEPTIVLIGGDFVTGEEEDFALQEVWSQLDAPTYAVLGNHDYRVGIDGTTGLERTLATRASATLAADGYDVSALNDGSADTAFAEELIATLEENGVHVLRNEYLRLTAGDREIVIVGIDDGWAGMADPPSVPKTEAFTVYLIHEPSCRADWDADLILAGHTHGGQFLFPIIKQLNDQGSIELAGLFDADGRTPTYISRGICSADLAGVELRFNCQPEIVLINPTDEQLQALEDPVDLIHVPRKT, encoded by the coding sequence GTGAAGTTGAAGGCTCCTGGCGCACGGTATATCGCGTTCCTGATACTCATCCTGATCCCGTCGGTGACAGGCTACATGGCCTGGGAGGCACGGGAGGTCAATGTTACCGTCCTCGAGATCGATGGCGCGCCGGAGGGTATAATATATATCACCGATCCCCACGTCCAGGCCTCAAACATCGATCACGTCCGGGCGGTGATCGCCGAGATCAACCGTCTGGAACCCACCATTGTCCTGATCGGCGGCGACTTCGTCACCGGTGAGGAAGAGGACTTCGCGTTACAGGAGGTATGGAGTCAGCTCGATGCACCGACCTACGCCGTGCTCGGGAACCACGACTACCGGGTTGGGATCGACGGCACGACAGGCCTCGAGCGAACGCTTGCCACCAGAGCATCAGCCACACTCGCCGCCGACGGCTACGACGTCTCGGCCTTGAACGACGGTTCCGCCGATACCGCGTTTGCCGAAGAACTCATCGCAACCCTTGAGGAGAACGGTGTCCATGTCCTCCGTAACGAGTATCTCCGACTGACCGCCGGTGACCGGGAGATCGTCATCGTCGGGATCGACGACGGCTGGGCCGGGATGGCCGATCCCCCCTCGGTGCCGAAGACTGAGGCTTTCACAGTCTACCTGATCCACGAACCCTCCTGCAGGGCCGACTGGGACGCCGACCTCATCCTCGCCGGGCACACCCACGGCGGCCAGTTTCTCTTTCCGATCATCAAGCAGTTGAACGACCAGGGTAGCATCGAACTTGCCGGGCTCTTTGACGCCGATGGCCGAACACCGACCTACATCTCACGCGGGATATGCAGTGCAGACCTTGCAGGAGTCGAACTCCGATTCAACTGCCAGCCAGAGATCGTCCTGATCAACCCGACCGACGAACAACTCCAGGCCCTCGAAGATCCCGTAGATCTCATCCACGTTCCGAGGAAGACGTGA
- the eif1A gene encoding translation initiation factor eIF-1A — translation MTDPAKRKPASSGEGDGGEEIIRVRLPNKRNREVFGSAELMLGANHIKVRCFDGVTRIGRIKGKIKKKVWIREGDVLIVVPWAFQDEKCDIVYRYTNPQVEWLRKNGYL, via the coding sequence CTGACAGATCCTGCGAAACGCAAACCGGCGTCCAGTGGAGAAGGGGATGGCGGGGAGGAGATCATACGGGTGCGCCTGCCGAACAAGAGGAACCGGGAGGTCTTCGGCAGCGCTGAACTGATGCTTGGTGCGAACCATATAAAGGTCCGTTGTTTCGACGGTGTGACGCGCATCGGGCGGATCAAGGGTAAGATCAAGAAGAAGGTCTGGATCCGGGAAGGCGACGTCCTGATCGTTGTTCCCTGGGCTTTCCAGGACGAGAAATGCGATATAGTATACCGGTACACAAACCCCCAGGTAGAGTGGCTCCGAAAGAACGGGTATCTCTGA
- a CDS encoding DUF7289 family protein — MNERAVSEAIGFIIILGIVMSGIGLVTLYGYPVLVKEQSNTDVRNMERAMIVIQNDMKSLCFKNVPYKETTLQVSGGTLEVINATSYGGFINVTNGTTQFQENYTVGALTYRSNRGTEVITLENGAVMLRQEGSDGSAMLAEPRWFYDEATKTFVVYIMNITADAYMAKSGMTTVRMSLENSTTQSIPVWPGNKVTVEYKSGSSGDYSTAWENYLTGTSVGMERTAIDGKYERNDVDKLVIKEYRIKILDI, encoded by the coding sequence ATGAATGAGCGGGCGGTATCTGAAGCGATCGGGTTCATCATCATCCTCGGGATCGTCATGAGCGGCATCGGCCTGGTCACCCTCTACGGCTACCCGGTGCTCGTGAAGGAGCAGAGCAACACCGATGTCAGGAACATGGAGCGGGCGATGATCGTCATCCAGAACGACATGAAGAGTCTCTGCTTCAAGAACGTTCCCTACAAGGAGACCACGCTCCAGGTGAGTGGCGGGACGCTGGAGGTGATCAACGCCACCAGTTACGGCGGCTTCATCAACGTTACTAACGGCACCACCCAGTTTCAGGAGAACTATACCGTAGGTGCACTGACCTACCGCTCCAACCGGGGCACCGAGGTGATCACCCTGGAGAACGGTGCGGTGATGCTGCGCCAGGAGGGATCGGATGGTTCGGCGATGCTCGCCGAGCCGCGGTGGTTCTATGATGAAGCCACGAAGACGTTTGTCGTATACATCATGAACATCACCGCCGACGCGTATATGGCGAAATCGGGGATGACGACGGTGAGGATGAGCCTTGAAAATTCGACTACGCAGTCGATACCGGTTTGGCCCGGAAACAAAGTGACGGTAGAGTATAAGAGCGGTTCGTCGGGCGACTACTCGACGGCGTGGGAGAACTACCTGACCGGCACCTCGGTCGGGATGGAGAGGACCGCCATTGATGGTAAATACGAACGGAACGACGTCGATAAACTCGTCATAAAAGAGTACAGGATCAAGATCCTCGATATCTAA
- a CDS encoding DUF7288 family protein — protein MVNDSGQLYTMEGIAAGLVMLLTAYLILSTTSIYTPGDTHIPDMQLEQLGSDVLAMMDTPDTDGTKSDLEIFVNDDNSTGFEDMFLDYCNMMASDTDTLHMSANVTYRDKDDQIKEHLLVEPDETWTGRESAVRVTRWVQLDKQTNQMRPYGSRAQAVLVEVLLWRA, from the coding sequence ATGGTGAACGATTCGGGGCAGCTCTACACCATGGAGGGGATCGCGGCAGGGCTCGTCATGCTCCTTACAGCATACCTCATCCTCAGCACAACAAGCATCTATACGCCGGGGGATACACACATCCCCGATATGCAGCTTGAGCAGCTCGGTAGCGACGTGCTCGCGATGATGGATACGCCGGATACTGACGGAACAAAGAGTGACCTGGAGATTTTTGTCAACGATGATAATAGTACCGGTTTTGAGGACATGTTCCTGGACTACTGCAACATGATGGCAAGTGATACTGATACCCTCCACATGAGTGCGAACGTTACATACCGAGACAAGGACGATCAGATCAAAGAGCACCTGCTCGTTGAACCCGACGAGACCTGGACCGGCAGGGAATCTGCCGTGCGTGTGACCCGGTGGGTGCAACTTGACAAACAAACAAACCAAATGCGGCCCTACGGGTCGCGGGCGCAGGCAGTCCTTGTGGAGGTGCTGTTATGGCGTGCATGA
- a CDS encoding FmdE family protein, whose product MCNNSDPGTPGEARDRFAEAVAFHGHVCPGLAIGYRAAEIALSRLSSGRSRDEELVTITENDACGVDAIQVLTGCTAGKGNLLFRDHGKQAFTFINRKTGAAIRVAANPSFDIESLDPGLAALRKRVMLGEATGAERADFQEHVNRVVDAILKAPDDDLFIIRKVDQTIPEPARIFRSVPCAKCGEMTAESRIRVEDGKFLCYACSENYSRCL is encoded by the coding sequence ATGTGCAACAACTCAGACCCGGGCACGCCCGGAGAAGCACGCGACCGGTTTGCCGAAGCGGTCGCGTTTCATGGTCACGTCTGCCCCGGTCTTGCTATAGGTTACCGGGCGGCGGAGATCGCCCTCTCCCGGCTATCTTCCGGCCGCTCGAGAGATGAGGAACTGGTCACGATCACCGAGAACGACGCCTGTGGTGTCGATGCCATCCAGGTTCTGACGGGCTGCACCGCCGGGAAAGGGAACCTGCTCTTCAGGGACCATGGCAAACAGGCGTTCACGTTCATCAACCGTAAAACAGGGGCAGCGATCCGGGTCGCGGCGAATCCATCGTTTGATATTGAGTCGCTCGACCCCGGGCTTGCGGCGCTCAGAAAGCGCGTGATGCTGGGCGAGGCAACCGGTGCGGAACGCGCAGACTTCCAGGAGCACGTGAACCGGGTTGTCGATGCCATACTGAAGGCACCTGACGACGACCTCTTCATAATCCGCAAGGTCGATCAGACGATACCCGAACCCGCCCGGATCTTCCGCTCGGTGCCGTGTGCGAAATGCGGTGAGATGACCGCCGAGTCCCGTATCAGGGTCGAGGATGGAAAATTTCTCTGCTATGCCTGCTCGGAGAATTACTCCAGGTGCCTGTGA